aaatatttatcccaaattattttatttgacattatccttaattaattttgaatttaattattataataattaattcaattaataatttatttaaaaataattaaaataattattttttaatatataaattaggtaTATAGAATTTTagttcttaatatatatatatatatatatatatatatatatttaatatattattaattaaaaagattgaaataaaaaaataaaataaaatatttactaaatataaaataaaaattataaaacaaattaataaaaatatttaaaataaaataattaaaaatatatttaactaaatatgttaaattttaaatttattaaaaattatatttaaaacttgtttattattataaaaattataaaaaaaatgtttttttttatttaattatgtatatatatatataatttttcaattaaaacccattaaaatatttcaataatattatttttatttaaaaggcttatatgtaattaatattttatttatattcatatccGTGAATTTGTACATATTGATTAGTTTTGTAGAATTAATTTAGTTAGAtagatattatataatttattaattttgaagggttattcaaatgatttatgataaataagtaaatttgtAGAGAATTGTTTTCAACATTTTGGTTGGTTGTGATGTTGTGATTAAATGAATCACTTATAGTTTTATACTTAAAGAGAATAGAACAAAGAAAAAGGTTTGTTTAAACAAATATGTTCGGATGTATCTAAGTCGTCCTCCCCTCGTTACCATGTCAATCCGATGTTTGTCAATGGTTACCCTCGTCGTCTTACTCTTATCAATTCAAATCCCTTCTCTTCTATTCTTTTTCACTCTCTGAAGAACAACTACCCAAgcaagaagagaagaagaagatctcAAAATCTCCCTCAAAACCTCCTAAACCCTAAGTCCCACCTCACAATGACGACCATTCAGCCTCCTCCGCCGCCGCCGTCCTCTTCCAATCGCAGACCCACTTGTCCTTCCTGCGCCAAACCTTCCCGCTTTTGCCTCTGCGTCCGAATCCAAAACCCCAATCTCCGTAACTCCATTGCCGTCACCATTCTCCAGCACACCCTCGAAAAGAAGCACCCTCTCAATTCCGCCAAAATCGCCACTTTAGGGCTGCAAAACGTTGCCGTTGCCTCTGTCTCCGATGTTAACATCCACGCCACTTTTTCCATTCGTGTGATGATGGAAACTCAGAACCCACCCAAAAAAAGTTCAGATTTTGATGAATCTTTATTTTACTTTGACATCGCCAAATACGGAGAGATGAAATCACCACCACTAGAGTCTATCAATCCTGAATTGACAGATGATGCGCTGTCAAAAGGGTTTGTGGTGAAAAAGATTGACAGTGCGGGTTGTGAGgagtttgagataaatgttCCAGCAGGATCTATGCTTCTCTTCCCTAGTGAAAGAGCAGTTGGAATTCGGGAGAGGAGGAAGAGTGATGAT
This is a stretch of genomic DNA from Impatiens glandulifera chromosome 4, dImpGla2.1, whole genome shotgun sequence. It encodes these proteins:
- the LOC124935833 gene encoding uncharacterized protein LOC124935833, yielding MFVNGYPRRLTLINSNPFSSILFHSLKNNYPSKKRRRRSQNLPQNLLNPKSHLTMTTIQPPPPPPSSSNRRPTCPSCAKPSRFCLCVRIQNPNLRNSIAVTILQHTLEKKHPLNSAKIATLGLQNVAVASVSDVNIHATFSIRVMMETQNPPKKSSDFDESLFYFDIAKYGEMKSPPLESINPELTDDALSKGFVVKKIDSAGCEEFEINVPAGSMLLFPSERAVGIRERRKSDDGHKEVKNLIVLDGTWAKAKRMYKENPWLDLLPHLKLEMEMMSLYSEVRSQPRDGCLSTIESIVYALKGLGDETDHGLDELLQVFGSMVEDQRRCKDQRRSMTGMIN